In a single window of the Streptacidiphilus sp. P02-A3a genome:
- a CDS encoding MarR family winged helix-turn-helix transcriptional regulator, giving the protein MDSEERYGDSGEPAARAANDLRVLIGRLRRRLKELDPPDWLTPTQLSVLSRLDSEGPASPGALASAERVRPQSMGATLAHLEERGLIERRTDADDGRRQVVSLTRQGDEGIRDSRRHRQEWLAQALRSHFSETELATVTEALALLDRLTRP; this is encoded by the coding sequence ATGGACAGCGAGGAGAGGTACGGCGACTCCGGCGAACCCGCCGCCCGCGCGGCGAACGACCTGCGGGTCCTCATCGGGCGGCTGCGGCGCAGGCTCAAGGAGCTCGACCCGCCGGACTGGCTCACCCCGACCCAGCTCTCCGTGCTGAGCCGACTGGACAGCGAGGGCCCGGCCTCCCCCGGCGCGCTGGCCTCCGCCGAGCGCGTCCGCCCGCAGTCGATGGGCGCGACCCTGGCGCACCTGGAGGAGCGCGGCCTGATCGAGCGCCGTACCGACGCCGACGACGGCCGCCGCCAGGTGGTCTCGCTCACCCGGCAGGGTGACGAGGGCATCCGGGACAGCCGCCGACACCGGCAGGAGTGGCTCGCCCAGGCGCTGCGGAGCCACTTCAGCGAGACCGAGCTGGCCACCGTCACCGAGGCCCTGGCACTGCTGGACAGGCTCACCCGGCCATGA
- a CDS encoding MFS transporter, with translation MTAISPQPAEPQPAESGQTGPAPAAPDPGPGFDRRLTPPLVLGTLLNPINSSMIAVTLVPIGAAFGAAPSVTLWLVSALYLATAVGQPVVGRLVDRHGSRPVYLAGTALVGVGGLLGTLAPSIALLIVARVLLGLGTCAAYPAAMSLIRGEAARTGRSTPGGILTALAVAAQASAAIGPTLGGLLVGLDGWRAVFAVNIPLSLACLVLGRLRLPRTPAPEPDSPRPTPLDLGGIALFTGCVTAAMLFLMAPRAADWYLPVLAALLAAALARRELRTQDPFLDLRMLGSNRPLLLTYTRHILYCTVTYSMLYGFTQWLEQGRGLSESGTGLIMLPLSLAAIGVATVTGRRREIRGKLLVGGGLATAAAALVLLLRPDTPIWLLVAVAVLSGLPQGLNGLANQNALYGQAPAERIGTASGLLRTFQYGGAMLASAVIAAVFPHRATTAGLHTLALVMLGCTVLLLAVTLLDPALRRAARTAP, from the coding sequence ATGACCGCGATATCCCCGCAGCCCGCCGAACCCCAGCCCGCCGAGTCCGGGCAGACCGGCCCGGCCCCGGCGGCCCCGGATCCGGGCCCCGGCTTCGACCGCAGGCTCACCCCGCCGCTGGTGCTCGGCACCCTGCTCAACCCGATCAACTCCTCGATGATCGCGGTCACCCTGGTCCCGATCGGCGCGGCCTTCGGCGCGGCGCCCTCGGTCACCCTGTGGCTGGTCTCCGCGCTGTACCTGGCCACCGCCGTCGGCCAGCCGGTGGTCGGCCGACTGGTGGACCGGCACGGCTCGCGCCCGGTCTACCTCGCCGGGACGGCGCTGGTCGGCGTCGGCGGCCTGCTCGGCACGCTGGCGCCGTCCATCGCCCTGCTGATCGTCGCCCGGGTGCTGCTCGGCCTGGGCACCTGCGCCGCCTACCCGGCGGCGATGTCGCTGATCCGCGGCGAGGCCGCGCGCACCGGCCGGAGCACCCCCGGCGGGATCCTCACCGCGCTCGCGGTCGCCGCCCAGGCCAGCGCCGCGATCGGCCCCACCCTGGGCGGGCTGCTGGTCGGCCTCGACGGCTGGCGGGCGGTGTTCGCGGTGAACATCCCGCTGTCGCTGGCCTGCCTGGTCCTCGGTCGGCTGCGGCTCCCGCGCACCCCCGCGCCGGAACCGGACAGCCCCCGGCCCACCCCCCTGGACCTGGGCGGCATCGCCCTGTTCACCGGCTGCGTCACCGCCGCGATGCTGTTCCTGATGGCCCCGCGTGCCGCCGACTGGTACCTCCCGGTGCTGGCCGCGCTGCTGGCGGCGGCCCTGGCCAGGCGCGAACTGCGCACCCAGGACCCGTTCCTGGACCTGCGCATGCTCGGCTCGAACCGCCCGCTGCTGCTCACCTACACCCGGCACATCCTGTACTGCACGGTGACCTACTCCATGCTCTACGGCTTCACCCAGTGGCTGGAGCAGGGCCGGGGGCTCAGCGAGTCCGGCACCGGCCTGATCATGCTGCCGCTGTCGCTGGCCGCGATCGGCGTCGCCACCGTCACCGGCCGCCGCCGGGAGATCCGCGGCAAGCTGCTGGTCGGCGGCGGCCTGGCGACGGCAGCCGCCGCGCTGGTGCTGCTGCTCCGCCCGGACACGCCGATCTGGCTGCTGGTCGCCGTCGCCGTGCTGTCCGGCCTGCCGCAGGGGCTGAACGGCCTGGCCAACCAGAACGCCCTGTACGGGCAGGCCCCGGCCGAGCGCATCGGCACCGCCTCCGGGCTGCTGCGGACCTTCCAGTACGGCGGGGCGATGCTCGCCTCGGCGGTGATCGCCGCCGTCTTCCCGCACCGGGCGACCACCGCCGGGCTGCACACGCTGGCCCTGGTGATGCTCGGCTGCACCGTGCTCCTGCTGGCGGTCACCCTGCTCGACCCCGCACTGCGCCGTGCCGCCCGAACGGCCCCCTGA
- a CDS encoding hydrolase gives MAVTTLDQSTALVLIDLQRGIVASPAAAPLSGAEVVGNAVQLADAFRAQGAPVVLVRVSFAPDFSDVVPGRTEHAGFGGVPPEGWDVIVDELSGHPGDIRVTKRNWGAFHGTDLDVQLRRRGITQIVLAGIATSIGVESTARAAHEHGYHVTIATDAVTDMNPEAHRNSLERIFPRLGESGSTEEILELFAKTRG, from the coding sequence ATGGCCGTCACCACCCTCGACCAGAGCACCGCCCTGGTCCTGATCGACCTTCAGCGCGGCATCGTCGCCTCCCCCGCCGCCGCGCCGCTGAGCGGGGCCGAGGTCGTCGGCAACGCCGTCCAGCTCGCGGACGCCTTCCGCGCCCAGGGCGCGCCGGTCGTCCTGGTCCGGGTCAGCTTCGCCCCCGACTTCAGCGACGTCGTCCCCGGCCGCACCGAGCACGCCGGCTTCGGCGGCGTCCCGCCGGAGGGCTGGGACGTCATCGTCGACGAGCTCTCCGGCCACCCCGGGGACATCCGGGTGACCAAGCGCAACTGGGGCGCGTTCCACGGCACCGACCTGGACGTCCAGCTGCGCCGCCGCGGGATCACCCAGATCGTCCTGGCCGGGATCGCCACCAGCATCGGCGTCGAGTCCACCGCCCGCGCCGCGCACGAGCACGGCTACCACGTCACCATCGCCACCGACGCGGTGACCGACATGAACCCGGAGGCGCACCGGAACAGCCTGGAGCGGATCTTCCCGCGCCTCGGCGAGAGCGGCAGCACCGAGGAGATCCTGGAGCTGTTCGCCAAGACCCGGGGCTGA
- a CDS encoding VOC family protein encodes MPERSSYPDGAPCWVDLTAPDPGVARAFYGAVMGWEFEDAGADYGHYTMCLWRGKQVAALMPPPPGGEGMPAMWNVYLSTQDIEGVVARVAEAGGKPVMGPHDVPGAGRLAFAFDPTGASFGLWQSGGHSGAQLQSEPGAVCWHELNTTDGAAADRFYHALFGYTQQQIGDGKQFDYTTWTLPGVNDPVCGRLQASAGQLRGGPSAWAAYFAVADVDAAAREVAAQGGTVLAAAFDSPFGRMCPVLDPLGASFTLCQLPAEG; translated from the coding sequence ATGCCCGAACGCAGTTCGTATCCCGACGGGGCGCCCTGCTGGGTGGACCTGACCGCGCCGGACCCCGGCGTCGCCCGGGCCTTCTACGGGGCGGTGATGGGCTGGGAGTTCGAGGACGCCGGCGCTGACTACGGGCACTACACGATGTGCCTGTGGCGCGGGAAGCAGGTCGCCGCGCTGATGCCGCCGCCGCCCGGCGGCGAGGGGATGCCCGCGATGTGGAACGTCTACCTGTCGACCCAGGACATCGAGGGGGTGGTGGCCAGGGTCGCCGAGGCGGGCGGCAAGCCGGTGATGGGGCCGCACGACGTCCCCGGGGCCGGGCGGCTGGCCTTCGCCTTCGACCCGACCGGCGCCTCCTTCGGCCTGTGGCAGTCCGGTGGGCACAGCGGCGCGCAGCTCCAGTCGGAGCCGGGCGCGGTCTGCTGGCACGAGCTGAACACCACCGACGGGGCTGCCGCCGACCGTTTCTACCACGCGCTGTTCGGCTACACGCAGCAGCAGATCGGCGACGGCAAGCAGTTCGACTACACCACGTGGACGCTCCCCGGCGTCAACGACCCGGTCTGCGGGCGGCTCCAGGCCTCGGCCGGGCAACTGCGCGGGGGACCCTCGGCCTGGGCCGCCTACTTCGCGGTGGCGGACGTGGACGCCGCCGCCCGCGAGGTGGCCGCCCAGGGCGGCACGGTGCTGGCGGCGGCCTTCGACTCGCCGTTCGGCCGGATGTGCCCGGTGCTCGACCCACTGGGCGCGTCCTTCACCCTCTGCCAGCTCCCGGCCGAGGGCTGA
- a CDS encoding bifunctional 4-hydroxy-2-oxoglutarate aldolase/2-dehydro-3-deoxy-phosphogluconate aldolase, whose product MDVDQGISRSGEQPPGVLERLGAIGVVPVVVLDDADSAGPLADALLAGGLNCAELTLRTPAAERAVRAMASRTELLLGVGTVLEPEQAERCAAEGARFVVSPGYDDAVVERCQRLDLPVLPGTATATEVLRARRAGLRTVKFFPAETSGGLAGLRALAAPFHDMRFVPTGGIGPDNAEGYLRTPAVLAVGGSWMVPRELVRDRRWDEVSRLSALAVRTVAAARAQAVAS is encoded by the coding sequence ATGGACGTTGACCAGGGCATATCGCGATCGGGCGAGCAGCCGCCCGGCGTGCTGGAGCGACTCGGCGCGATCGGGGTGGTACCGGTCGTGGTCCTGGACGACGCGGACAGCGCGGGTCCGCTGGCCGACGCGCTGCTCGCGGGCGGCCTGAACTGCGCCGAGCTGACCCTGCGCACGCCCGCCGCCGAGCGCGCGGTGCGGGCCATGGCGAGCCGCACCGAGCTGCTGCTGGGCGTCGGCACGGTGCTCGAACCCGAGCAGGCCGAGCGCTGCGCCGCCGAGGGCGCGCGGTTCGTGGTCTCGCCGGGCTACGACGACGCCGTGGTCGAGCGCTGCCAGCGGCTGGACCTGCCGGTGCTCCCCGGCACGGCCACCGCGACCGAGGTGCTGCGGGCCCGCCGGGCCGGGCTGCGGACGGTGAAGTTCTTCCCGGCCGAGACCTCCGGCGGCCTGGCCGGGCTGCGGGCACTGGCGGCCCCGTTCCACGACATGCGGTTCGTGCCGACCGGCGGCATAGGCCCGGACAACGCCGAGGGCTACCTGCGCACCCCGGCCGTGCTCGCGGTCGGCGGCAGCTGGATGGTGCCGCGGGAGCTGGTCCGCGACCGGCGCTGGGACGAGGTCAGCCGCCTGTCGGCGCTGGCCGTGCGCACCGTGGCGGCGGCCCGGGCCCAGGCGGTGGCCTCGTGA
- a CDS encoding sugar kinase: MTTDSAHRSGRSGLVTFGETMGLVSAVDTGPLEFARAFSYGIGGAESNVAIGVSRLGSAVTWFGRIGSDATGDLVERRLRAEEVRTVAIRDDGFTGMMVKHRRFGSTLQVDYHRAGSAGSRLSPADVRPELLQDAAILHVTGITPALSDSARAAVFHAVELARAAGVAVSVDVNYRSKLWSRVVAGPVLRDLVAQADIVFAGVEEAQLVLGAGPDPSTTDPSTTDPSTTDPATLGTAAELALALAALGPAQAVIKDGARGCTAVIDGVPLRVPALSVSVVDPVGAGDAFVAGYLAEALCGSPAAGRLHTAIAAGAFAVTVPGDCEGLPRRADLAALARTEEDIAR, from the coding sequence GTGACCACGGACAGCGCGCACCGGTCCGGCCGCTCCGGGCTGGTCACCTTCGGCGAGACCATGGGCCTGGTCTCCGCGGTGGACACGGGTCCGCTGGAGTTCGCCCGGGCCTTCAGCTACGGCATCGGCGGGGCCGAGAGCAATGTGGCGATCGGGGTCTCCCGGCTCGGCTCGGCGGTGACCTGGTTCGGCCGGATCGGCTCCGACGCCACCGGCGACCTGGTCGAGCGGCGGCTGCGGGCGGAGGAGGTGCGCACCGTGGCGATCCGGGACGACGGCTTCACCGGGATGATGGTCAAGCACCGGCGGTTCGGCAGCACGCTCCAGGTGGACTACCACCGGGCCGGGAGCGCCGGATCACGGCTGTCCCCGGCCGACGTCCGGCCGGAGCTGCTCCAGGACGCGGCGATCCTGCACGTCACCGGGATCACCCCGGCGCTGTCGGACTCGGCCAGAGCGGCGGTGTTCCACGCGGTGGAGCTGGCGCGGGCCGCCGGGGTCGCGGTCTCGGTGGACGTCAACTACCGCTCCAAGCTCTGGAGCCGGGTGGTGGCCGGTCCGGTGCTGCGCGACCTGGTGGCCCAGGCGGACATCGTCTTCGCCGGGGTGGAGGAGGCCCAGCTGGTCCTCGGCGCGGGCCCGGACCCCAGCACGACGGACCCCAGCACGACGGACCCCAGCACGACGGACCCCGCCACGCTGGGGACTGCGGCGGAGCTGGCCCTGGCGCTGGCCGCGCTGGGTCCGGCGCAGGCCGTGATCAAGGACGGCGCGCGCGGCTGCACCGCTGTCATCGACGGCGTCCCGCTCCGGGTGCCCGCGCTGAGCGTGTCCGTGGTCGACCCGGTCGGCGCGGGCGACGCGTTCGTGGCCGGGTACCTCGCCGAGGCGCTGTGCGGCAGCCCGGCGGCGGGCCGCCTGCACACCGCGATCGCGGCCGGGGCCTTCGCGGTCACCGTGCCCGGCGACTGCGAGGGGCTGCCCCGCCGCGCCGACCTGGCGGCGCTGGCCCGCACCGAGGAGGACATCGCCCGCTGA
- a CDS encoding VOC family protein — protein MSGSPTQGIKTVLHPVTDLEKSKAVYAALLGVEPSADSSYYVGFDAAGQHIGLVPGGGMTSPVTYWQVPDIEAKLAEVTAAGAVVKEPAHEVGPGRRVATVTDPDGNVLGLLQDS, from the coding sequence ATGAGCGGCTCTCCCACCCAGGGGATCAAGACCGTCCTGCATCCCGTCACCGACCTGGAGAAGTCCAAGGCGGTGTACGCGGCGCTGCTCGGCGTCGAGCCGTCGGCCGACTCGTCCTACTACGTCGGCTTCGACGCGGCGGGCCAGCACATCGGGCTGGTACCCGGCGGCGGCATGACCTCGCCGGTGACCTACTGGCAGGTGCCGGACATCGAGGCGAAGCTGGCCGAGGTGACCGCCGCGGGCGCCGTGGTGAAGGAGCCCGCGCACGAGGTCGGCCCCGGCCGCCGGGTGGCCACCGTCACCGACCCCGACGGCAACGTCCTCGGACTGCTCCAGGACAGCTGA
- a CDS encoding excinuclease ABC subunit UvrA produces the protein MSMATRTDSRTPTPHAGDSHDLIRVHGARVNNLKDVSIEIPKRRLTVFTGVSGSGKSSLVFGTIAAESQRLINETYSAFVQGFMPTLSRPEVDVLDGLTTAIIVDQQRMNPDARSTVGTATDANAMLRILFSRLGQPHIGSPNAFSFNVASVRASGAITVERGAGKTVTTTFSRTGGMCPRCEGRGTVSDIDLGQLFDDSKSLAEGAITVPGYSVDSFWTVKPYTESGILDPNKPIRDYTKKELRDFLHHEPIKVKVNGVNVTYEGLIPKIQKSFLAKDPKALQPHIRAFVERAVTFTTCPDCDGTRLSEAPRSSRIGGINIADAGAMQISDLADWVRGLDQPSVAPLLATLRQTLDSFVEIGLGYLSLDRASGTLSGGEAQRVKMIRHLGSSLTDVTYVFDEPTTGLHPHDIQRMNSLLLRLRDKGNTVLVVEHKPETIAIADHVVDLGPGAGAAGGSVCFEGTVEGLRAAGTLTGRHLDDRADLKRTVRKRTGVREIRGASANNLRDVDVDIPLGVLVVVTGVAGSGKSSLIHGSLVNDPLADGPAAGGPAAGEGVVSIDQGAIRGSRRSNPATYTGLLDPIRKAFAKANGVKPALFSANSEGACPNCNGAGVIYTDLAMMAGVASVCEECEGKRFEASVLDHHLGGRDISEVLAMSVTEAQEFFGSGEARTPAAHRILVRLADVGLGYLSLGQPLTTLSGGERQRLKLATHMAEQGGLYVLDEPTTGLHLADVEQLLGLLDRLVDSGKSVVVIEHHQAVMAHADWIIDLGPGAGHDGGRVVFEGTPADLVAARSTLTGEHLADYVSG, from the coding sequence ATGAGCATGGCCACCAGGACGGACTCACGGACGCCCACCCCGCACGCCGGTGACAGTCACGACCTGATCCGGGTGCACGGCGCGCGGGTGAACAACCTCAAGGACGTCAGCATCGAGATCCCGAAGCGGCGGCTGACAGTGTTCACCGGCGTCTCCGGCTCGGGCAAGAGCTCGCTGGTGTTCGGCACCATCGCCGCCGAGTCGCAGCGGCTGATCAACGAGACCTACAGCGCCTTCGTCCAGGGCTTCATGCCGACGCTGTCCCGGCCCGAGGTGGACGTGCTCGACGGGCTGACCACGGCGATCATCGTCGACCAGCAGCGGATGAACCCCGACGCGCGCTCCACGGTCGGCACCGCCACCGACGCCAACGCGATGCTGCGGATCCTCTTCAGCCGGCTCGGTCAGCCGCACATCGGCTCGCCGAACGCGTTCTCCTTCAACGTCGCCTCGGTCCGCGCCAGCGGTGCGATCACCGTCGAACGCGGCGCCGGCAAGACCGTGACCACGACCTTCTCCCGCACCGGCGGCATGTGCCCGCGCTGCGAGGGCCGGGGCACGGTCTCCGACATCGACCTCGGCCAGCTCTTCGACGACTCCAAGTCGCTGGCCGAGGGGGCGATCACCGTCCCCGGATACTCCGTGGACAGCTTCTGGACGGTCAAGCCCTACACCGAGTCCGGCATCCTCGACCCGAACAAGCCGATCCGCGACTACACCAAGAAGGAGCTGCGCGACTTCCTGCACCACGAGCCGATCAAGGTGAAGGTCAACGGCGTCAACGTCACCTACGAGGGGCTGATCCCCAAGATCCAGAAGTCGTTCCTGGCCAAGGACCCCAAGGCGTTGCAGCCGCACATCCGGGCGTTCGTGGAACGGGCGGTCACCTTCACCACCTGCCCGGACTGCGACGGCACCCGGCTCAGCGAGGCGCCCCGGTCCTCGCGGATCGGCGGGATCAACATCGCCGACGCGGGCGCGATGCAGATCAGCGACCTGGCCGACTGGGTCCGCGGGCTGGACCAGCCGTCCGTGGCGCCGCTGCTGGCGACGCTCCGGCAGACCCTGGACTCGTTCGTGGAGATCGGCCTCGGCTACCTCTCGCTCGACCGGGCCTCGGGCACGCTGTCCGGCGGCGAGGCGCAGCGGGTCAAGATGATCCGGCATCTCGGCTCCTCGCTCACCGACGTCACCTACGTCTTCGACGAGCCGACCACCGGCCTGCACCCGCATGACATCCAGCGGATGAACAGCCTGCTGCTGCGGCTGCGGGACAAGGGCAACACGGTGCTCGTGGTGGAGCACAAGCCGGAGACCATCGCCATCGCCGACCATGTGGTCGACCTCGGTCCCGGCGCCGGAGCGGCGGGCGGCTCGGTCTGCTTCGAGGGCACCGTCGAGGGGCTTCGGGCGGCCGGCACGCTCACCGGCCGCCACCTGGACGACCGGGCCGACCTCAAGCGGACGGTGCGCAAGCGCACCGGCGTCCGGGAGATCCGGGGCGCGTCGGCCAACAACCTGCGCGACGTGGACGTGGACATCCCGCTCGGGGTGCTGGTCGTGGTCACCGGTGTGGCCGGGTCCGGCAAGAGCTCGCTGATCCACGGATCGCTGGTGAACGACCCGCTGGCGGACGGCCCGGCGGCGGGCGGCCCGGCGGCGGGCGAGGGCGTGGTGTCGATCGACCAGGGCGCGATCCGCGGTTCGCGCCGGAGCAACCCGGCGACGTACACCGGGCTGCTCGACCCGATCCGCAAGGCCTTCGCCAAGGCCAACGGCGTGAAACCGGCGCTGTTCAGCGCCAACTCCGAGGGCGCCTGCCCCAACTGCAACGGCGCCGGGGTCATCTACACCGACCTGGCGATGATGGCGGGCGTCGCCAGCGTCTGCGAGGAGTGCGAGGGGAAGCGGTTCGAGGCCTCGGTACTGGACCACCACCTCGGCGGTCGCGACATCAGCGAGGTGCTGGCGATGTCGGTGACCGAGGCGCAGGAGTTCTTCGGCTCCGGTGAGGCCCGCACCCCGGCCGCGCACCGGATCCTCGTCCGGCTGGCCGACGTCGGGCTCGGCTACCTCAGCCTCGGCCAGCCGCTGACCACCCTGTCCGGCGGCGAGCGGCAGCGGCTCAAGCTGGCCACCCACATGGCCGAGCAGGGCGGCCTGTACGTGCTCGACGAGCCGACCACCGGCCTGCACCTGGCCGACGTCGAGCAACTGCTGGGGCTGCTGGACCGGCTGGTCGACTCGGGCAAGTCCGTGGTCGTCATCGAGCACCACCAGGCGGTGATGGCACACGCCGACTGGATCATCGACCTCGGTCCCGGCGCGGGCCACGACGGCGGCCGGGTCGTCTTCGAGGGCACCCCGGCCGACCTGGTGGCCGCCCGCTCCACCCTCACCGGCGAGCACCTCGCGGACTACGTCAGCGGCTGA
- a CDS encoding SAM-dependent methyltransferase: MMVPRDVGWETTDWEQIGVDTGRPSIARVYDAILGGKDNFAVDRAVAAKRLELIPDGGQGARLSRAFLARGVRHLARLGVTQFLDIGSGLPSAQNTHQVAQSVEPEARVVYVDHDPMVLAHARALLADDQQRTRAVLGDLRQPDAILDDPVVRDFLDWSRPVGLLLLGIVHHLADAEDPSGCVRALVDRLPPGSYLLLSHFSDASAEARALEQALQQMLGSGRMRSELEIRAFFDGTRLQQPGVVPVVAWQPDDGPAEPPTPSTLLVFGGLGRIGQPLT, from the coding sequence ATGATGGTGCCGAGGGATGTCGGGTGGGAGACCACGGACTGGGAACAGATAGGAGTGGACACCGGCAGGCCCAGCATCGCCCGGGTCTACGATGCCATTCTCGGTGGCAAGGACAACTTCGCCGTCGACCGCGCGGTGGCGGCCAAGCGGCTGGAGCTGATACCCGACGGCGGCCAGGGCGCGCGGCTCAGCCGGGCCTTTCTGGCCCGGGGCGTCCGGCACCTGGCGCGGCTGGGTGTCACCCAGTTCCTTGATATCGGTTCGGGCCTGCCCAGCGCGCAGAACACCCACCAGGTGGCGCAGTCGGTCGAGCCCGAGGCCCGGGTGGTCTACGTCGACCATGACCCCATGGTGCTGGCCCACGCCCGGGCGCTGCTCGCCGACGACCAGCAACGCACCCGAGCCGTCCTCGGGGACCTGCGCCAGCCGGACGCGATCCTGGACGACCCGGTGGTCAGGGACTTCCTGGACTGGAGCCGCCCGGTCGGGTTGCTGCTGCTCGGCATCGTGCACCACCTCGCCGACGCCGAGGACCCGAGCGGATGCGTGCGCGCCCTGGTCGACCGGCTGCCGCCGGGGAGCTACCTGCTGCTGAGTCACTTCAGCGACGCCAGCGCCGAGGCCCGCGCCCTGGAGCAGGCGCTACAGCAGATGCTCGGCAGCGGGCGGATGCGCAGCGAGCTGGAGATCCGCGCCTTCTTCGACGGCACCCGGCTCCAGCAGCCCGGGGTGGTGCCGGTGGTCGCCTGGCAGCCGGACGACGGACCGGCCGAGCCGCCGACGCCCAGCACGCTGCTGGTCTTCGGCGGCCTGGGCCGGATCGGTCAGCCGCTGACGTAG
- a CDS encoding GNAT family N-acetyltransferase — protein sequence MLQGHQVGLRARHESDVAVLHAELYDDVLTRSRADTRPWRPIPPTSAASPFAVADPDDRAACFSVVTLDRNELAGDAILWGIDTHNRSAHLGLGLRPAFRGLGLSTDVVRVLCRYGFAVRGLQRLQLETLADNHAMIRAAERIGFVREGTLRRAAWVDGAFINEAVFGLLAEDWRRDA from the coding sequence ATGCTGCAAGGTCACCAGGTCGGGCTCCGGGCCCGGCACGAGTCGGACGTCGCCGTCCTGCACGCCGAGCTCTACGACGACGTGCTCACCCGTTCCCGAGCGGACACCCGCCCCTGGCGTCCGATCCCGCCCACCTCGGCGGCCTCGCCGTTCGCCGTGGCCGACCCGGACGACCGGGCCGCCTGCTTCTCGGTGGTGACCCTGGACCGGAACGAGCTGGCGGGCGACGCGATCCTGTGGGGCATCGACACCCACAACCGCTCGGCGCACCTCGGCCTGGGACTGCGCCCGGCGTTCCGCGGACTGGGGCTGAGCACCGACGTGGTCCGGGTGCTCTGCCGCTACGGCTTCGCGGTGCGCGGGCTCCAGCGCCTGCAACTGGAGACGCTGGCCGACAACCACGCGATGATCCGCGCGGCCGAGCGGATCGGCTTCGTCCGGGAGGGGACGCTGCGCCGGGCGGCGTGGGTCGACGGCGCGTTCATCAACGAGGCGGTGTTCGGTCTGCTGGCCGAGGACTGGCGGCGGGACGCCTGA
- the tdh gene encoding L-threonine 3-dehydrogenase, whose translation MKALVKAKAEPGLWLMDVPEPEVGPGEVLIKVLRTGICGTDLHIRAYDGWARQAVRTPLVLGHEFVGEVVEVAPGVADIAPGDLVSGEGHLVCGKCRNCLAGRRHLCRSTIGLGIGRNGAFAEYVTLPASNVWVHRVPVDLDVAAIFDPFGNAVHTALSFPLVGEDVLITGAGPIGVMAAAVAKHAGARQVMITDVSPYRLELAERVGVSLALDVRTATIADGQRQLGLREGFDVGLEMSGRPEALRDMIANMTHGGRIAMLGLPSEEFPVDFAKIVTSMLTLKGIYGREMFETWYAMSVLLEGGLDLSPVITGRYSYQDFDAAFDDAAGGRCGKVILDWTA comes from the coding sequence GTGAAGGCACTTGTGAAGGCGAAGGCGGAGCCCGGCCTGTGGCTGATGGACGTGCCGGAGCCGGAGGTCGGTCCGGGCGAGGTGCTGATCAAGGTGCTGCGCACCGGCATCTGCGGCACCGATCTGCACATCCGCGCCTACGACGGCTGGGCGCGGCAGGCCGTGCGCACGCCGCTGGTGCTCGGCCACGAGTTCGTCGGCGAGGTGGTCGAGGTGGCCCCGGGCGTCGCCGACATCGCGCCGGGCGACCTGGTCAGCGGTGAGGGCCACCTGGTCTGCGGCAAGTGCCGCAACTGCCTGGCCGGGCGGCGCCACCTGTGCCGCAGCACGATCGGTCTGGGCATCGGCCGCAACGGCGCGTTCGCCGAGTACGTGACCCTGCCGGCGTCCAACGTCTGGGTGCACCGGGTGCCGGTCGACCTGGACGTGGCCGCGATCTTCGACCCCTTCGGCAACGCCGTGCACACCGCGTTGTCCTTCCCGCTGGTGGGTGAGGACGTGCTGATCACCGGCGCCGGTCCGATCGGGGTGATGGCGGCGGCGGTGGCCAAGCACGCCGGGGCGCGGCAGGTGATGATCACCGACGTCAGCCCGTACCGGCTGGAGCTCGCCGAGCGGGTCGGCGTGAGCCTGGCGCTGGACGTGCGCACCGCCACCATCGCCGACGGCCAGCGGCAGTTGGGGCTGCGCGAGGGCTTCGACGTCGGTCTGGAGATGTCGGGCCGCCCGGAGGCGCTGCGCGACATGATCGCGAACATGACCCACGGCGGCCGGATCGCGATGCTGGGCCTGCCGTCCGAGGAGTTCCCGGTCGACTTCGCGAAGATCGTGACCTCGATGCTGACCCTCAAGGGCATCTACGGCCGGGAGATGTTCGAGACCTGGTACGCGATGTCGGTGCTGCTGGAGGGCGGCCTGGACCTCAGCCCGGTGATCACCGGGCGCTACTCGTACCAGGACTTCGACGCGGCCTTCGACGACGCGGCCGGCGGGCGCTGCGGCAAGGTCATCCTCGACTGGACCGCCTGA